The following is a genomic window from Nymphaea colorata isolate Beijing-Zhang1983 chromosome 3, ASM883128v2, whole genome shotgun sequence.
CGTGAAGAGTTTGACCGTGTGTTGGGTTGCAGTTTCCCCTTGAAGCCACTGATCAGAAGCGAGCATCCCCTTCAATTCCCCCACTCAATTTCAACCTGAATTGGCTTTGTTCAAGTATTCAACGAATCCCCATGAGCCCCCCCTTCACAGGCTCGTCGTCGTCCTCATCATCCGGTCTCTGCCCACCTGCACCATCATCAAAATACTGTAATCTTGTCGTGAATCTCTTAACTGCTGAGAAATTTGGGTATCTtcaagatattttgaaaatatcataatTTGTATTGCAACAATAGCAACcgaaacagtttttttttttcctttctatatTATTTATGATTTTGATGGTGTTTTTGTTTTACATTGACAAAAACACCAACTTTTCCAAGGGAAATCATTTTGCAGAGATAAACGAGGAAGAAAGTTGTGAAAGCTAAAAGATCAGTGATTAATTGGTGCCTATTTGGTGGAAGCAGAGCTTAATGTCAACTTTAGGGTTTTGAAATCTTGAATTTTTGGTTAAGACGTTGGATTTTaagatctttcttttcttactaaTTCTTCCCCTCGTTGTTGGTCTTTCCTAATGCTTCTTTACCTTCTCGTCGAGCACTCCCAGGGAAGCGACACAAAAGTCAATCTTGAGGTGCTGATCTTACAGGATTAGTATCTCATTGAGTTGCTCTTAAATGGTGCTTCTCTACTAGGACTGCAATTTGATTGAATAGGATACAGCAAAATGTAGTCCTCGACTGCACTAGAAAATGACAAACTCTTCAAACCAGATCTGAACCAAGTGCACCTCCACAACCAAACAGCACATTCAAGGAGTCCCAATTTCAAATCCCGTGGTCATTGTATATGGTGGTAAGCGCATAAGAATGCACCTTAGATCCAGCTAACCCTGAAGCAAGCCAAAACCTTCAAAGTAAAAAGATATTGTCTTTGATCGTTTAGGCCGTACGCAATTTTTCTAAgtaaacatttttgaaaaaagaaagcgTACGATGGCGCTAAAAAGTGACTTACAATTAGAATCTGCAGGCCTATGCCAATAGGAAGCAAGGATATAAGGGTAGGCTTGCACGAAAACGGCATTCTGCTGCTCGCAATGTTGAATGAAAAGAGACTGCATTGTAATGGGAGAATGACAGAAAATCTCATTAATCCAACAAAGATCGCGGGAAATTTTCACCCAGTTACATACGCGTTACTGTATTATAGACAGATGCAGAATCTGGCATCTACGTATCCAAGAAATGTGCAGCAACTGAACCTGAAGTCGGAAGAACTTCATAGTAAAGCATTCAGAGGTATGGttgaaaggaaaagggaagcATACATCGGCGAATAGTAGAAACTGGAGTTCCAAGCAAGGCGCTGCGAATAGCAAATTTCTTTATTGGCGTCTAAATAAGTTTTGAGAGAGCAACAGTTTAAACCAGAAAAAGGAGCAAGGCCTGAGCCAACTGGTTTCTTAATTACCCCGTAAAATGCGAAAGAGACTAACTGGCTTTCTTTCAGTGTCTTCTGATATGCTTTTTTGATAAGCCAGTTACCGTTTCATGGTTAAAGAAGCATGCGTTCAGTGGAGAAAACTTCCACAAAAGCGACCCAGGAGAATAGACCCCTGAACTGAACGGGCTTCATATGCCCTTATTTTACCATCTGTTATACTAACACGATGGGATTAACGCAACATCCACCGATTGATACAAGAGAATTTTCATACAAGATCTTCCATTCTACCTTGTGTTTCATCCATTTGTATAATAATCACATATTCAGAAGAACAGCACACCAAAGTGTTATGTTAAGTGGAAAACTTCCGAACTTAAGTTGCACGGATTATTGAACTTATCCAACCAAGAAATTATCGGTAACTCTTGTAACAGAATAAGAAGACTGAACCAAGTATTGTACTTCATCTTATAAAAGCTTGCCAAAAATTCcgaagaaaaaaagacaatcCACAAAATGTGAATTTTTCTACAAACCAAATTTTTGACACTTTAATGTATAAATCTAGAATATCGTCACATTAAGGATAGAACACAATGGCCACTAGAAGTCGCCAGCAAAATGACAATGTACCACATGCTGAAAGGGCCACAGAATTTTTCAGCATGTGCACCCTCTTTCGAGGGCATGTGCTATGTCCAAAAAATCAGCTGAAAGTGCAgttttcattagaaaaattacaaaacttTTGGTTTTATATGTAACTTGTACAATCCAATTTGAAGGCCCATGAACAATTTCTGCTGCAAAAAAGAATTCGGCAAATGGATATGATGTGAGAATGCTGGGGTGCAACATGGTAAATCAAATTTTTAGAGGAGAATGAACCCTATGAAATGCAGTGAAAAGATCAGAACAGCTCAAGCCAACAACTTGCCAATACATTCTACTCACAACAATTATCTTTAACACATAGAGAGGTCCAACCCTTCTCGAGGAGCCAGGGAATGCTAGAACAGGCAGGATAGAATACGCATATCGCATATACTGCAACAGAATCAAAATACAGAACATAGACTACATGAACACTGATTTTGACCAATGATTAGTCAACCCTTTTATACTGTCCTCACAAACAAGCTACCTTCCATTGTTTTTCCTACCATATAGCCTCATGAGTTGCAGCAAAGGGACTTTATTACTTTGCATTCAAAAATGCATGGAAATATGTTAAAATGTTCCACAGAGGATTGTGCTTTCTATAACCAGTTAAATAAATCTTATATTCACATAAATTTGAggtaataagaaaaaatgagaaatgcatcagttttcttttttaatttcaaaaataaaattttccgTTTATGACTTCATTTGCTTGTACAGGATGACCAATCCTGCCATGGTTTCAGGCAGCTCTCACCTTTTCCTGATGAAGTTCACAGTTGTCCTCTAAgcataataagaaaaaaaaatcccaacaGATCACTCTATTATTTCATGCATTAAGAGCTGCTTTCCGGGAATGGAACACTATTTCTGTGAGgatttcatttatttatccTACAATTTGTACACAACTTCAAACAAGagcctagaaaaaaaaacaaatttaaaaggGATTGTGCTTCCCTTACTCGACTCGCCATGCTTATCCATTCATCAACACTTTCTactatttcttttttgtcctaTTAAGTCAGAAGACTCAGAACCAATAACCTTTTTATGCCTGGTAATTTTTATGCTACGCAGAATCTGAGGTTCTGAGCAACTTTTGTTCATCAGGCTTTCTTCCTAACCACATTCCGTAGTTTATGAGCCAACAAAACAAGCTTCCCTAATCCCCTGCAGTGTCTCCTAAATTCCTAATCCGCTAATCTCCCTTTAGAGTCAAGTCCGTAACAAAATGTTTATGCAGTCAAAAATTTGATCTTATAATGAATAACGCATCAATTGAGGGGAACAAGAATTTAATAAAGttaacagaaaaaaaggaactccGTGTCAATGATCCAATATGCATATCCCTTTGTCTCGAAGTTCTTTGCTTACAGTACTGCAGTGTATATATGCTCCGAGCAGCATGTTCATAGTTTCAATATCTAGTCATTTTCAGTGACAGCATGGCACAAATACACATGCCGAGTGTTCTTTTCCTCACAAGATCTTTCATGATCAACCATCCATGCAGCCATGCATGCAACAGTTGCCAGTAGCATGTCCTTGTAATAACCACCAAGTCCTGCCCGAGCTAGACAGAGACAGCTCTTTGCTTAAATAGCCTGAGCAGATACTAGACGAAAAATGAACCTTAAAACGTATAAACCAGTAAGCATTTTGTGCATGGTCAAAGTGCAGAATGCTTTAACGGTTTAACCACAAAAAATTTACCAAATAACCATGTGGCATCAACCAAAATCTCTGAATCTCATTAGGCAGACAATTAGACTATCCTTTCAGCTGATGCCACACATATTTGGTTTAATACAAAACTCATTCACATCCAAAATGAAACTCTGGTCAACCTTTGGAAAATGATAACCTGATCATGTTAAAACTGGAAAGGGGATAGCTATAACTCCTCTCTCTTGTGTATAATTCTACTCAATGGTTCAAGTTCAAACTGAATTCAAACATTTAACTAGTCATTACTCAAATggataataaaacaaaatggaaaagcaTAGGCCATCCAATGCCAGGTAAGACAATATATCTCACAGGAAAATAACTGGACAGGATCTGCATAATGTTCTGCGTGAAGGATAGAATGAACAAATAACAAATAGCCAGCTTAAGAGTAATAATGGAAGACTAAACAGCCCAAGAAAATTATTCTGACAACCACCCACTGTGAGATTTCTTTGTCACGGACCCCAAGAAActcatgaaaattaaaaaggtTCATAATCTTACAAAGGAAAGTAATTTGATACAAAATACATTAATTCCAGGAGAATGGAGCGCATCTTGAAGATTACACAAAAATCTAAAACATACCATGATACAACATGATGCTGAAGTGAAGGGCAGAGGAACTCATTTCCCGAGGATGATCGTCAGTTTCTTCACTTGCTTGAGTAAGTTCATTCAAGGCGGTCCTCATCTTCCTTGTTTACTACCATAGGAAACTCATCAAAATGCTCAGAGAAATCATACGACTCGCCAATGTTCTTGAGCAACTGATAGACTTGATACATGGACGCTCTCTCTTTTGGTCTTGGTGACACACAAGCAAATGCTATCCTAAGGAACTGCAAGATCTCTTCATCGTTACCTTTGTCGCACAGACACTTATCAATGGCGTCCTTAAGGTGGCCGGCAGCGGAAAGGTGGTTCACCCAATCAACCAAGTTCCCTTTGAATCCTTCATCTGCATTTGACACATCCAGGGGCTTCTGCCCTGTCACCAGTTCCAACAGCAGTACTCCGAACCCATACACATCCCCTTTAAATGAAGCAACCAATGTGCTCGAATACTCAGGCGCTATATACCCAAAATCGCCAAAATTGCCATCGATGAACGTACTAAGGTTATTATCAGAAGAACCTAGCAATCTGGCGAGTCCGAAATCCATGATCCGCGCTTCATAGTCCTCGTTTAAGAGCACAGTTGTAGCACTGATGTTCTGGTGAATGAATGCTGGTTGGCAGCCATGATGAAGCCAAGCAAGCCCCCTCGCTGCCCCGATGCCAATCTTCAACCTCGTAGCCCAATCGACCTCACTCGGCCGCATAGGGCCATTCCCATGCAGCAGAGACCACATTGTCCCGTTGGCCATGTGTTTGTACACCAAAAGCCTCTCTTCCTCAACGATGCAGTAGCCCAACAATGGCACCAAATTGGGGTGCCTGAGCTGACCAAGCCTAGCCATCTCAGCCCGGAATTGCTTCTCCGACAATCGGCAATTCGGAAGACGTTTGATTGCCAATGCCGACCCATCATACAGCAACGCCCGATAGGTGGTACCGGTTCGATTCGACAAGATGATATTTTCGGGATCGAAATTGTTGGTGGCCGCCATTAAATCCGCCAATTTGATCTTGACGATGGGCTTctgaaacatgaaaacatgGACCAATTTGTGTGCTCTCAATCGATCCACCCATCCGTCGCCACTGCCGTCGACCTCACCGTGACCTCCCTTCCTGCCGCCGAAGTACCACCAACGGATGAAGAAGCCGAACAGCAGCGAGACGAAGGCGCCGAAGACTCCAGCGGCGATGATGATGATCATGCTAGTTCTTCCCAGCCCCCCGCATTTCGATCCGAGCGGGTCGCCGCAGAGCTTGCTGTTGCCGCTAAACCAAGACGAATCGAATCCGGCAAAGGTCGAGGGGATCGAGCCAGAGAGCATGTTATTCGCGACAGAGAACTTCTTCAGCCGGTTGAGTTGGGATAATTGGCTGGGGATGGAGCCCGTGAGCTGGTTGTCGCTGAGCATGAGGGCGTTGAGGAAGTGGCAGTCGGCGAGCTCCGGCGGGATGGGGCCGGAGAAGCGGTTATTGGATAGGTCGAGGGTGACAAGGTAGGGAAGCCACTTGCAGACGCCGGCTGGTATGGCGCCAGAGAACTGGTTGTTGGAGAGGTCAAGGGATGTCATGCTAGAGCAGTATTGAAGAGAGTCCGGTATGCTGCCGGAGAGCTTCATACCGGAGAGGCGAAGCTCGAGGACCCGATTCTCGCGACTGTTCCAGCACCCGACTCCGTTAAAGTTGCAGATAAATCCGACCGACGAGTTGGCGAAAGTCCAGCTGTTCAGGTTCCCGTCAGGATCCGATAGCGCTTGACTAAGCCCCTTGAGGCAGCGGACATCATCCTCTGCGCTGAATACATGAAGGAGCATAGGCGAGGCAAGGAGAAAGACGAGAGATACACGGAAAATTAGGGTATTTTCCATGTCGCTGCTTCGTGCTGTTGCAGAAAGGTGTGGAAGAAGATGGGTAGTTTCGATTAAGGCTTCTCCACCTGGTCGATGACTCTAGATCAAAAGCTTACACCTTCCAGCGAAGGCGGTGATTCGTGGTGAGAGGGTTCAGAGGAATGATAGACAGCAAATCAGGGTTTATCCTCCTCTGCAGATGCACAGTATCGGGTAATTAGGCATTTCCCTGATGTGGGTATTGGTGTTCCTCCTTCTGGTTTCAcataaggaagaagaagaccacTCGGATTCCAGCCTCCAGGGGTTTTACCTTAAACTCAAGATTGAG
Proteins encoded in this region:
- the LOC116250810 gene encoding probable inactive receptor kinase At1g27190, yielding MENTLIFRVSLVFLLASPMLLHVFSAEDDVRCLKGLSQALSDPDGNLNSWTFANSSVGFICNFNGVGCWNSRENRVLELRLSGMKLSGSIPDSLQYCSSMTSLDLSNNQFSGAIPAGVCKWLPYLVTLDLSNNRFSGPIPPELADCHFLNALMLSDNQLTGSIPSQLSQLNRLKKFSVANNMLSGSIPSTFAGFDSSWFSGNSKLCGDPLGSKCGGLGRTSMIIIIAAGVFGAFVSLLFGFFIRWWYFGGRKGGHGEVDGSGDGWVDRLRAHKLVHVFMFQKPIVKIKLADLMAATNNFDPENIILSNRTGTTYRALLYDGSALAIKRLPNCRLSEKQFRAEMARLGQLRHPNLVPLLGYCIVEEERLLVYKHMANGTMWSLLHGNGPMRPSEVDWATRLKIGIGAARGLAWLHHGCQPAFIHQNISATTVLLNEDYEARIMDFGLARLLGSSDNNLSTFIDGNFGDFGYIAPEYSSTLVASFKGDVYGFGVLLLELVTGQKPLDVSNADEGFKGNLVDWVNHLSAAGHLKDAIDKCLCDKGNDEEILQFLRIAFACVSPRPKERASMYQVYQLLKNIGESYDFSEHFDEFPMVVNKEDEDRLE